A single window of Bacteroidota bacterium DNA harbors:
- the gldL gene encoding gliding motility protein GldL: MNLSELVQSSGWKNFMSKLYGWGASVVMIGALFKIQHYPGASVMLMVGLCTESIIFFFSAFEPLHEELDWTLVYPELAGMTDTDEIETYRESAKGKDRDRGRNERQSAELETGLVSIGGLDEATIAKLNESIGKLSQTSAGLVDITEAASATKDYAQNIKLAAESVGSMNQSFNQNSVQINDSMTKLSDSYQNTANLLSQSGNDMAQKVNKSSEIIEQSYTKLSESMNVEIDGISKGSQSYKEQLQNINKNLSALNAVYELQLSDNKEHLKGTKEVYGKMDSMVQNLKDSIEETQKYKNEVTKLSQNISALNSIYGNMLSAINVMNR, encoded by the coding sequence ATGAATTTAAGTGAGTTAGTTCAAAGCTCCGGCTGGAAAAATTTCATGTCGAAATTATATGGATGGGGTGCTTCTGTAGTGATGATTGGAGCATTGTTTAAAATTCAACATTATCCTGGAGCGAGTGTGATGTTGATGGTCGGTTTGTGTACTGAATCTATTATATTCTTTTTCTCTGCTTTTGAACCTCTTCATGAAGAATTGGATTGGACCTTGGTTTATCCGGAACTTGCTGGAATGACTGATACTGATGAAATTGAAACCTACAGGGAAAGTGCAAAAGGTAAGGATAGGGACCGGGGCCGTAATGAAAGGCAGAGTGCTGAGTTGGAAACCGGTTTAGTTAGCATAGGCGGATTGGATGAAGCTACAATAGCCAAATTGAATGAAAGTATTGGTAAACTTTCACAAACATCTGCAGGCCTTGTAGATATTACCGAAGCTGCATCTGCCACTAAAGATTATGCCCAGAATATTAAATTAGCAGCTGAATCCGTTGGCAGTATGAATCAGTCCTTTAATCAGAATTCTGTACAAATAAATGATTCTATGACTAAGTTGTCCGATTCATACCAGAATACAGCCAATTTATTATCTCAGTCTGGCAATGATATGGCTCAAAAGGTTAACAAGTCATCTGAAATTATTGAGCAATCTTATACTAAACTCTCTGAATCAATGAATGTCGAAATTGACGGCATATCAAAAGGAAGTCAATCCTATAAGGAGCAGTTGCAAAATATTAATAAAAATCTTTCGGCCCTTAATGCTGTATATGAACTTCAACTTTCTGATAATAAAGAGCATTTAAAAGGGACCAAAGAGGTATATGGCAAAATGGATTCCATGGTTCAAAATCTAAAAGATTCCATAGAAGAAACACAAAAATATAAAAATGAAGTAACTAAGCTGAGCCAAAATATTT
- a CDS encoding SUMF1/EgtB/PvdO family nonheme iron enzyme: MKKLIVFSFLIVLFLDGCGKYNNGELVGVPGRKSYAESEPFGMVFIPQGSFTMGPNDQDVAWAQNSMSKTVSVSAFWMDETEITNNEYRQFVYWVRDSIMRKKLGEQIDDFVISEDENGNAVEPPMINWDAKIDFSDEQVNEALKDMYYNNQERFYGRKEIDTRKLNYEYYWIDYQQAALKANRYNFKTQQYQGYVTNQDGEKVNIKDRSSFIIRDNVNVYPDTLCWISDFTYSFNEPMTKMYFWHPSYDNYPVVGVNWKQASAFCIWRTDYLNHALAKEGEPWVHDYRLPLESEWEYAARGGLSLSMYPWGGPYTRNNKGCFLANFKPLRGNYSDDGGMTTVRVGSYEPNEYGLYDMAGNVAEWTANAYDESSYVYTHDLNPNYQYNARPDDPPTLKRKVVRGGSWKDIGYYLQCGTRSYEYQDSAKCYIGFRCVRACLGTDR, translated from the coding sequence ATGAAAAAATTAATTGTATTTAGCTTTCTGATCGTATTATTCTTAGACGGTTGCGGGAAATATAATAATGGAGAACTGGTTGGTGTACCGGGACGTAAAAGTTATGCTGAGTCAGAACCTTTCGGAATGGTTTTTATCCCTCAGGGAAGCTTTACAATGGGACCTAACGATCAGGACGTAGCCTGGGCTCAGAATAGTATGTCTAAGACAGTTTCGGTAAGTGCCTTTTGGATGGACGAAACAGAAATCACTAATAACGAATACAGACAATTTGTTTATTGGGTACGTGATTCTATCATGCGTAAAAAATTGGGTGAACAAATTGACGATTTTGTGATTAGCGAAGATGAAAATGGCAATGCTGTTGAACCTCCAATGATTAACTGGGATGCTAAAATAGATTTTAGCGACGAACAGGTTAATGAAGCGCTTAAAGATATGTATTACAATAATCAGGAACGTTTTTATGGACGTAAGGAAATTGATACCAGAAAACTAAATTATGAATATTATTGGATTGATTATCAACAAGCTGCACTTAAGGCTAATCGTTATAATTTCAAGACTCAACAATATCAGGGTTATGTCACCAATCAGGATGGCGAAAAAGTAAACATTAAAGACCGTTCCTCTTTCATTATCAGGGATAATGTAAATGTATATCCGGATACTTTATGTTGGATCAGCGATTTTACGTATTCTTTTAATGAACCCATGACTAAGATGTATTTTTGGCATCCTTCTTATGATAATTATCCTGTTGTCGGTGTAAATTGGAAACAGGCAAGCGCTTTTTGTATCTGGCGTACGGATTATCTCAATCATGCCCTTGCAAAAGAGGGGGAACCCTGGGTTCATGATTACAGACTTCCTTTGGAATCAGAATGGGAATATGCTGCAAGAGGGGGGTTGTCATTATCTATGTACCCTTGGGGTGGTCCTTATACCCGTAATAATAAAGGTTGTTTCCTTGCTAACTTCAAACCTTTAAGAGGTAATTATTCTGATGATGGGGGTATGACTACTGTTCGGGTTGGATCTTATGAACCTAATGAATATGGCTTGTATGATATGGCTGGTAATGTTGCAGAATGGACAGCTAACGCTTATGATGAATCTTCTTATGTTTATACTCACGATTTAAATCCGAATTATCAATATAATGCAAGACCTGATGATCCTCCTACATTAAAGAGAAAAGTAGTCAGAGGTGGTTCCTGGAAAGATATAGGGTATTATTTGCAATGTGGTACCAGATCTTATGAATATCAGGATTCTGCAAAATGCTATATTGGGTTTAGGTGTGTACGTGCTTGCTTGGGAACAGATAGGTAA